A genomic stretch from Edaphobacter aggregans includes:
- the tatA gene encoding twin-arginine translocase TatA/TatE family subunit, producing the protein MGDLFQPWHLIMIAIIVVVFFGGKKLPELGKGLGEGLRGFKDGMKGVTDEVNKPADTHAVTPKPEESVK; encoded by the coding sequence ATGGGCGATCTATTTCAACCTTGGCATCTCATCATGATTGCGATCATCGTGGTGGTTTTTTTCGGTGGCAAGAAGCTGCCTGAACTCGGCAAAGGGCTCGGCGAAGGACTTCGCGGCTTCAAGGACGGCATGAAGGGCGTTACCGATGAGGTCAACAAGCCTGCTGACACGCACGCCGTGACTCCAAAGCCTGAAGAATCAGTCAAGTAA
- a CDS encoding methylmalonyl-CoA mutase, with protein MSERPKTSSGIPVELVYGPESLKGPDGVDGFDFAAEVGEPGAYPFTRGIQPTMYRGRLWTMRQYAGMGDAEESNRRYKFLLGHGTKGLSVAFDLPTQIGYDSDSPLALGEVGKVGVAIDSIEDMERLFDGIRLDAISTSMTINATASILLALYVAVARRQGAEVKRLNGTIQNDILKEYIARGTYIYPVRHAMRLVTDIFAWAADEVPEWNTISISGYHMREAGCTAVQEVAFTLANGMTYVQAAIDAGLDVDAFAPRLSFFFNSHNNLLEEVAKFRAARRMWARIMRDHFGAKNARSWMLRFHTQTAGSTLTAQQPENNIVRTTLQGLAAVLGGTQSLHTNGFDEALALPTEQAARIALRTQQILAYESGVVQTVDPLAGSYYVESLTNEIERRADEYMTTIAEFDRDGKYGMLRAIEQGYVQREIQNAAYAYQRAVDEKEAVVVGVNEFTRDEVAVPIQRVDEALEGRQVERVRALRMRREAGIHAAALRRVEDAARGGENLMPLILRAVESYATVGEIADVLRQVFGEYRETVVV; from the coding sequence ATGTCAGAGAGACCTAAAACCAGTTCCGGAATCCCTGTTGAGCTTGTCTATGGGCCGGAGAGCTTGAAGGGGCCCGACGGAGTTGATGGGTTCGACTTTGCTGCCGAGGTCGGGGAGCCGGGGGCTTATCCGTTTACGCGTGGGATTCAGCCGACGATGTATCGCGGGCGGCTTTGGACGATGCGTCAGTATGCCGGGATGGGCGATGCGGAGGAGTCGAACCGGCGATATAAATTTCTTCTGGGGCATGGGACGAAAGGGCTCTCTGTGGCGTTCGATCTGCCGACGCAGATTGGGTATGACTCGGATTCGCCGTTGGCGCTGGGCGAGGTGGGGAAGGTCGGAGTTGCGATTGATTCGATCGAGGACATGGAGCGGCTGTTCGATGGGATCCGACTAGATGCCATCTCGACTTCGATGACGATCAATGCAACGGCTTCGATTCTGCTGGCGCTGTACGTTGCGGTGGCGCGACGTCAGGGTGCGGAGGTGAAGAGGCTAAACGGGACGATTCAAAACGATATTTTGAAGGAGTACATTGCGCGGGGGACGTATATCTATCCGGTGCGCCATGCGATGCGGCTGGTGACGGATATCTTTGCATGGGCGGCAGATGAGGTTCCGGAGTGGAACACGATTTCGATCTCGGGTTATCACATGCGCGAGGCTGGGTGCACGGCGGTGCAGGAGGTGGCGTTTACGCTGGCCAATGGTATGACGTACGTGCAGGCGGCAATTGATGCTGGGCTGGATGTGGATGCCTTTGCTCCGCGGCTGAGTTTCTTTTTCAACTCGCATAACAATCTGCTGGAAGAGGTGGCGAAGTTTCGCGCGGCGCGCCGGATGTGGGCTCGGATTATGCGGGATCATTTTGGTGCGAAGAATGCGCGGAGCTGGATGCTGCGGTTTCATACGCAGACGGCGGGGTCGACGCTGACGGCTCAGCAGCCGGAGAACAATATCGTGAGGACGACGCTGCAGGGGCTGGCGGCGGTGTTGGGTGGGACTCAGTCGCTGCATACGAATGGATTCGACGAGGCGTTAGCGTTGCCTACGGAACAGGCGGCACGGATTGCTCTGAGGACGCAGCAGATTCTGGCGTATGAGAGCGGCGTGGTGCAGACGGTGGATCCGCTGGCGGGATCGTACTATGTGGAGTCGCTGACGAATGAGATCGAGCGGCGCGCGGATGAGTACATGACGACGATTGCAGAGTTCGATCGCGATGGAAAGTACGGAATGTTGCGTGCGATCGAGCAGGGGTATGTGCAGCGGGAGATTCAGAATGCGGCTTATGCTTATCAGCGGGCTGTAGATGAGAAGGAGGCCGTCGTTGTTGGGGTCAATGAGTTCACCCGCGATGAGGTTGCGGTGCCGATCCAGCGCGTTGATGAGGCTCTGGAGGGGCGGCAGGTGGAACGGGTACGGGCTCTGCGGATGCGGCGGGAAGCGGGGATTCATGCGGCGGCGCTGCGTCGGGTCGAGGATGCTGCTCGGGGCGGGGAAAACCTGATGCCACTGATTTTAAGGGCAGTGGAGAGCTATGCGACGGTGGGGGAGATTGCGGATGTGCTGCGACAGGTTTTTGGAGAGTATCGGGAGACAGTTGTGGTGTAG
- the gcvT gene encoding glycine cleavage system aminomethyltransferase GcvT gives MAETGTLRKTALNAVHRAAKSKMVDFGGWDMPVDCCGLTAEHMAVRTAVGVFDVSHMGDIQLRGPGSLAAVQKLCMNDASKLQVGQAHYSAMLYPNGTFVDDVVLHKLSDNDYLIVINAGTREKDVQWVRSQIGSMPGVHVNDFSDYYTQIAIQGPRAAETLQKLTPVDLSPIKNYWFTWGQVCGLHNVMIARTGYTGEDGFEIYIPSDEPTSARVWGEVLEAGKEFGILACGLGARNTLRLEAAMALYGHEISDTINVFEAGLGRYAKLDKGDFVGRDALLAIQNEGGPKRKLVGLEMIERGIGRDGYPVFSLNGERLGEITSGSPSPFLKKNIALAYVPVDYSALDTELAVEIRGQMVKAKVVPTPFYKRPKKSL, from the coding sequence ATGGCTGAAACAGGAACACTGCGCAAAACTGCGCTGAATGCGGTGCATCGAGCGGCGAAGTCCAAGATGGTTGACTTTGGCGGCTGGGATATGCCGGTGGATTGTTGCGGGCTGACTGCGGAACATATGGCTGTACGTACTGCCGTCGGAGTCTTTGATGTTTCGCATATGGGAGATATTCAGCTGCGGGGGCCCGGGTCTTTGGCGGCAGTGCAGAAGCTGTGCATGAACGATGCTTCGAAGCTGCAGGTGGGGCAGGCTCACTACTCGGCGATGCTGTATCCGAATGGGACGTTTGTCGATGACGTGGTGCTACATAAGCTTTCGGATAATGACTATCTGATTGTGATCAATGCTGGGACGCGAGAGAAGGATGTCCAGTGGGTTCGGTCGCAGATTGGCTCTATGCCTGGCGTGCATGTTAACGACTTCAGCGACTACTACACGCAGATTGCGATTCAGGGACCTCGTGCGGCTGAGACGCTGCAGAAGCTAACGCCGGTAGATTTGAGCCCAATCAAGAATTACTGGTTTACCTGGGGGCAGGTCTGTGGGCTGCATAATGTGATGATCGCGCGGACTGGCTACACGGGTGAGGACGGGTTTGAGATCTACATTCCTTCGGATGAACCGACCAGTGCTCGGGTATGGGGCGAGGTGCTGGAAGCCGGTAAGGAGTTCGGAATTCTGGCTTGCGGGTTGGGAGCGCGCAATACGCTGCGGCTTGAGGCGGCCATGGCGCTGTATGGGCATGAGATTTCGGACACGATTAACGTCTTTGAGGCGGGACTGGGGCGGTATGCGAAGCTCGATAAGGGAGACTTCGTAGGGCGGGATGCTTTGCTGGCGATTCAAAATGAGGGTGGGCCTAAGAGAAAGCTGGTTGGGCTAGAGATGATCGAGCGCGGGATAGGCCGGGATGGGTATCCTGTGTTTTCGCTGAACGGGGAGCGGCTTGGTGAAATTACAAGTGGGTCGCCTTCGCCGTTTTTGAAGAAAAACATTGCCCTGGCTTATGTGCCGGTTGATTACTCCGCGCTGGATACAGAGCTGGCGGTGGAGATTCGCGGTCAGATGGTGAAGGCGAAGGTTGTGCCTACACCCTTCTACAAGCGCCCCAAGAAATCGCTTTAA
- a CDS encoding recombinase family protein — MNSAVLYARVSSKDQEQEGYSIPAQIKMLHEYARRKELSIVQEFVDVETAKARGRKRFGEMHDFLSRNPECRIVLVEKTDRLYRNFYDYLKLDELGIEIHLAKDGQIISPESKSQAKLTHEKASQGIYPSRPPLGYVNEVAEGSIVVHEQNSLVVKDLFSLYATGDHSMASVRKALFERHGKKYAKGYLHKLLKHRFYVGFFEWEKIVYRGTHETFIGPALFEQVQAVLEGHNRPKYRKHQFAFAGLLTCAHDGLTVTAEVKKAKYVYYHCTGYKGKCGLPYMKEEILGRQFGEVLKKIYVPDPVLKDVVASLRENEDKSVAERRETASLVERRLAALRRRMEQAYLDKLDGNITPDFWTRMQQDWQQEEMRLEQSLRTLGQPLDPRRLLDAERTLDSRIRRVLYTKCRIVMRRANC; from the coding sequence ATGAATTCAGCAGTTTTGTACGCTCGTGTCTCAAGCAAAGACCAAGAGCAAGAGGGGTACTCCATACCTGCGCAGATCAAAATGCTGCACGAGTATGCCCGCCGTAAAGAGCTGTCTATCGTTCAGGAATTTGTCGATGTTGAGACCGCAAAGGCACGAGGCCGAAAGCGGTTTGGTGAGATGCATGACTTCCTGTCACGAAATCCGGAGTGTCGCATCGTCCTGGTCGAAAAGACTGACCGCCTCTACCGGAATTTTTACGACTACTTAAAGTTGGATGAACTTGGCATCGAGATCCATCTTGCAAAAGATGGACAAATCATCTCTCCCGAATCGAAGTCGCAGGCGAAGCTCACGCACGAGAAGGCTTCCCAAGGGATTTACCCGAGCCGCCCCCCATTGGGATACGTCAATGAGGTCGCGGAAGGGTCAATCGTTGTGCACGAACAGAATTCGCTCGTCGTCAAGGATCTTTTCTCGCTGTACGCGACAGGGGATCATTCCATGGCGTCGGTTCGAAAGGCGCTTTTTGAGCGCCACGGTAAGAAGTACGCGAAAGGGTACCTGCACAAACTCCTTAAGCATCGCTTTTACGTCGGATTTTTTGAGTGGGAGAAAATCGTCTATAGGGGTACGCATGAGACGTTCATAGGCCCCGCGCTGTTTGAGCAAGTGCAGGCCGTACTGGAGGGTCATAACCGTCCCAAGTATCGCAAGCATCAATTCGCGTTTGCGGGGCTTCTGACGTGTGCGCACGACGGCCTTACAGTGACGGCAGAAGTGAAGAAAGCGAAATACGTTTACTACCACTGCACCGGCTACAAAGGGAAATGCGGCCTTCCGTACATGAAGGAAGAAATCCTTGGGAGGCAATTTGGAGAGGTACTAAAGAAAATTTATGTCCCTGACCCGGTCCTGAAAGATGTAGTGGCATCGCTTCGTGAAAACGAGGACAAGTCCGTCGCCGAGCGACGCGAAACAGCGTCGTTAGTCGAGCGACGCTTGGCCGCTCTGCGCAGGAGAATGGAGCAGGCGTACCTCGACAAACTCGACGGAAATATCACGCCAGACTTTTGGACCCGGATGCAACAGGACTGGCAACAGGAAGAGATGCGGCTTGAGCAATCCCTCCGGACGCTGGGTCAGCCCCTAGACCCGCGGCGGCTGCTAGATGCTGAGCGAACTCTAGACTCGCGAATAAGGCGCGTTCTCTATACGAAGTGCAGAATTGTGATGAGAAGGGCAAACTGCTGA
- a CDS encoding DUF2911 domain-containing protein yields MQLRTITTLTCNCILATAGLAQMPTPPAEKPSAEPAAVASPRATATVSLNGKDVTISYGAPSMRGRKIFGGLVPYDKVWRTGANEATSFVTQADLKIGGTMVPAGSYTLYTLPNATRWLLILNKQTGQWGTVYNEPMDLARIAMESKTLSPPQEAMSVSFENTVGNTTELHIKWDTTNQFVPVTAQ; encoded by the coding sequence ATGCAGCTCCGCACCATCACAACGCTGACTTGTAACTGTATCCTCGCCACTGCTGGCCTCGCTCAGATGCCCACGCCTCCAGCTGAGAAGCCCTCAGCCGAACCTGCGGCCGTTGCAAGTCCAAGGGCTACCGCGACCGTCTCCCTCAATGGCAAGGATGTCACTATTAGCTATGGAGCGCCTTCCATGCGGGGTCGCAAGATCTTTGGCGGACTCGTCCCCTACGACAAGGTCTGGCGCACTGGAGCCAACGAGGCCACCTCCTTCGTCACCCAGGCCGACCTCAAGATCGGCGGCACCATGGTCCCTGCAGGCAGCTACACTCTCTACACCCTGCCCAACGCCACCCGCTGGCTCCTCATTCTCAACAAGCAGACCGGCCAGTGGGGTACCGTCTACAATGAGCCCATGGATCTCGCCCGCATCGCAATGGAGTCCAAAACTCTCTCCCCACCCCAGGAGGCGATGTCCGTCTCGTTTGAAAACACCGTAGGCAACACCACCGAGCTTCACATCAAGTGGGACACAACCAACCAGTTTGTCCCGGTTACCGCCCAGTAG
- the gcvPA gene encoding aminomethyl-transferring glycine dehydrogenase subunit GcvPA, with product MRYLPKSPTDREEMLAEIGVSSIDELFSTIPAEYRLTRDLAIPRQHSESEIVDKFRAFAESNATGYASFLGAGVYRHYRPVIIDSLVQRGEFLTSYTPYQPEISQGTLQAMFEFQTMICELTGMEIANASMYDGSTGAAEAIMMAVRVTGRDGAVIARTVHPEYREVISTYAQHQEIPVTEVAYASNGRVDLAALDAAVTSDTACVLIQSPNFFGTIEDVAAIAEIAHKKGALLIVSIAEAVSLGIVKPPVEADIVSMEAQSYGVALGYGGPYCGVIACKEKFLRQMPGRLIGETKDMNGKRGFVLTMSTREQHIRREKATSNICTNQALVAMMTTIFLTVYGKQGMKELAEQNLAKAHYAQGALSKAAGVKVLFDGAPRFHEFVLELPKSAAETNTALLDDKIIGGLALQKWYPELGPNASLWCATELTTRKQIDAAATALAGKKA from the coding sequence ATGCGCTATTTGCCGAAGTCACCTACCGATCGTGAGGAGATGCTTGCCGAGATCGGTGTCTCGTCGATTGACGAGCTGTTTTCCACAATCCCTGCCGAGTATCGGCTGACGCGCGATCTTGCGATTCCACGACAGCATAGCGAATCGGAGATCGTGGATAAGTTTCGTGCTTTCGCTGAGAGCAATGCCACGGGTTATGCGAGCTTTCTGGGTGCCGGTGTATATCGACACTATCGGCCGGTGATTATCGACTCGCTTGTGCAGCGCGGAGAGTTTCTGACGAGCTATACGCCGTACCAGCCGGAGATCTCGCAAGGAACGCTGCAGGCGATGTTTGAGTTCCAGACGATGATCTGCGAGTTGACCGGCATGGAGATCGCCAACGCTTCGATGTACGACGGCTCGACCGGCGCGGCTGAGGCGATCATGATGGCTGTGCGTGTGACTGGACGCGATGGCGCGGTCATTGCAAGGACTGTGCATCCGGAGTATCGCGAGGTGATTTCAACGTATGCGCAGCACCAGGAGATCCCCGTCACTGAGGTTGCTTATGCGTCGAATGGACGGGTCGATTTGGCGGCGCTCGATGCTGCAGTTACGAGCGACACCGCGTGCGTGTTAATTCAGTCGCCGAACTTCTTTGGCACGATCGAGGATGTGGCGGCGATTGCCGAGATTGCACATAAGAAGGGCGCTCTGCTGATTGTGTCGATTGCCGAGGCGGTATCGCTGGGGATTGTGAAGCCTCCCGTGGAAGCAGACATCGTGTCCATGGAGGCGCAATCGTATGGCGTGGCTCTGGGCTACGGTGGGCCTTACTGCGGTGTGATTGCCTGCAAGGAGAAGTTTCTTCGGCAAATGCCGGGAAGGCTGATCGGCGAGACCAAGGACATGAATGGCAAGCGAGGCTTTGTGCTGACCATGTCGACGCGTGAACAGCACATCCGACGCGAGAAGGCGACCTCGAACATCTGCACCAATCAAGCTCTTGTGGCAATGATGACGACGATCTTTCTCACGGTTTACGGCAAGCAGGGCATGAAGGAGCTAGCGGAGCAGAATCTAGCGAAGGCTCATTATGCCCAGGGCGCTTTGTCGAAAGCTGCTGGGGTAAAGGTGTTGTTTGATGGCGCGCCGCGGTTCCACGAGTTTGTGCTGGAGCTTCCGAAGAGTGCTGCAGAGACCAATACTGCTCTGCTCGACGACAAGATCATCGGCGGACTGGCGTTGCAGAAGTGGTATCCGGAACTTGGGCCGAACGCGAGCCTGTGGTGTGCGACGGAACTGACGACGCGGAAACAGATTGATGCCGCAGCAACCGCCCTCGCAGGCAAGAAAGCATAG
- the glgC gene encoding glucose-1-phosphate adenylyltransferase: MRDTLGVLLAGGAGERLFPLTRDRAKPAVPFAGQYRIIDITLSNCINSDLRHVYILTQYKALSLNRHIREGWGPVVANELGEFIEILPPMQRVSKSWYQGTADAVYQNIYSIGSEEPKYVLILSGDHIYKMNYGLMLKQHQDSGADVTLATLPIAPSEVSAFGVVEVARNGEVTGFEEKPKETRIRSPFNPEMVDVSMGIYLFNTDVLLPELLKDAEDPDSKHDFGHDILPKILGRFKMHAYNFVDENRQKALYWRDVGTLEAYYEANMDVASVSPTFNLYDKSWPMRTRPYQYPPAKFVFGEPGRTGMAINSIVCAGSIVSGAVVRNSVVSQDVRVNSYADVDSSIVFSHVNIGRHCRIRHAIIDRDVHIPDGTVIGYDATEDKKNYFVSASGLTVVTRDYSVYENPVSPDFLQQGTHWS, from the coding sequence ATGAGAGATACGCTTGGAGTTCTACTAGCCGGCGGAGCCGGAGAAAGACTATTCCCCCTAACCCGAGACCGCGCCAAGCCAGCCGTTCCCTTCGCCGGCCAGTACCGCATCATCGACATCACTCTCTCGAACTGCATCAACTCCGATCTGCGCCACGTCTACATCCTCACGCAATACAAGGCTTTATCCCTCAACCGCCACATCCGCGAAGGCTGGGGCCCGGTTGTCGCCAACGAGCTCGGTGAGTTCATCGAAATCCTGCCCCCCATGCAGCGCGTCTCCAAGAGCTGGTACCAGGGCACCGCCGACGCCGTCTACCAGAACATCTACTCCATCGGCTCTGAGGAGCCCAAATACGTCCTCATCCTCTCCGGCGACCACATCTACAAGATGAACTACGGCCTCATGCTCAAGCAACATCAGGACTCCGGCGCCGACGTTACCCTCGCGACCCTTCCGATCGCCCCCAGCGAGGTCTCCGCCTTCGGTGTCGTAGAAGTAGCCCGTAACGGCGAAGTCACCGGCTTTGAGGAGAAACCCAAGGAAACCAGAATCCGCTCCCCCTTCAACCCCGAGATGGTAGACGTCTCCATGGGCATCTATCTCTTCAACACCGACGTCCTCCTGCCCGAACTCCTCAAGGACGCCGAAGATCCCGACTCCAAACACGACTTCGGCCACGACATCCTGCCCAAGATCCTCGGCCGCTTCAAGATGCACGCCTACAACTTCGTCGACGAGAACCGCCAGAAGGCACTGTACTGGCGCGACGTCGGCACGCTTGAGGCCTACTACGAGGCCAACATGGACGTTGCCAGCGTCTCCCCTACCTTCAACCTCTACGACAAGTCCTGGCCAATGCGAACCCGCCCCTACCAGTACCCGCCCGCCAAGTTCGTCTTCGGCGAGCCCGGTCGCACCGGCATGGCCATCAACTCCATCGTCTGCGCCGGCTCCATCGTCTCAGGTGCCGTCGTCCGCAACTCTGTCGTCTCGCAGGACGTCCGCGTCAACTCCTACGCCGACGTCGACTCCAGCATTGTCTTCTCCCACGTCAACATCGGTCGCCACTGCCGCATCCGTCACGCCATCATCGACCGCGACGTCCACATCCCCGACGGCACCGTCATCGGCTACGACGCTACCGAAGACAAGAAGAACTATTTCGTCTCCGCCAGCGGCCTCACCGTCGTCACCCGCGACTACTCCGTCTACGAGAACCCCGTCTCACCAGACTTCCTCCAGCAAGGAACTCACTGGTCATAG
- the gcvPB gene encoding aminomethyl-transferring glycine dehydrogenase subunit GcvPB, protein MADEKFVGSPKKATTHVNQNEDLIFEKSSPGKKAYRLAELDVPTVDSASLLGTAVRTDLGVMPELSEIEIIRHFTRLSTWNYAIDLGMYPLGSCTMKYNPRVNEAVARLEGIAEAHPYQPESLSQGCLAIIKMMKEVLVEITGMDATTLQPAAGAHGEFTGILMIRAYHESKGNPRKKVLIPDSAHGTNPATAAVCGYEVANLKSNAQGMVDIAELERMVDEDTAALMLTNPSTIGVFESEIHKIADILHAKGALLYMDGANMNALVGKTRPGDFGVDVMHLNLHKTFSTPHGGGGPGSGPVACKKILEPFLPTPLVVTREDGSLALEYNRPQSVGRVRMFYGNFGMFVRALAYILANGPDGLRQTTEDAVLNANYIRAKLEGTFDLPYKTQSLHEVVFSDKLQAKNGVKTGDMGKRLIDYGFHAYTVSFPLVVQGAMMIEPTESESREELDLLIDALKQIAREAEENPELVQTAPHSTRLQRLDETTAARKPVLRWKAPVASTPLAVDSADKEW, encoded by the coding sequence ATGGCAGATGAGAAGTTTGTAGGTTCGCCCAAGAAGGCGACGACGCATGTCAATCAGAACGAAGATCTGATCTTTGAGAAGTCCTCGCCGGGCAAAAAGGCGTATAGACTCGCCGAACTGGATGTGCCGACAGTAGACTCCGCTTCCCTGCTGGGTACGGCTGTGCGCACCGATCTGGGTGTAATGCCTGAGCTGAGTGAGATCGAGATCATCCGGCACTTTACGCGGCTTTCTACCTGGAACTATGCCATCGACCTGGGGATGTATCCGCTAGGTAGCTGCACGATGAAGTACAACCCGCGCGTGAATGAGGCTGTGGCGCGATTGGAAGGAATCGCCGAGGCTCATCCCTATCAGCCAGAGTCACTGTCGCAGGGTTGTCTGGCGATCATCAAGATGATGAAGGAAGTGCTGGTCGAGATTACCGGAATGGATGCCACGACGCTGCAGCCTGCTGCAGGCGCGCATGGAGAGTTTACTGGCATCCTGATGATTCGGGCTTACCACGAGAGCAAGGGTAATCCGCGGAAGAAGGTCCTGATTCCGGACTCGGCGCATGGTACGAATCCGGCGACTGCAGCTGTCTGCGGATATGAGGTTGCGAACCTGAAGTCGAACGCTCAGGGGATGGTAGATATCGCCGAGTTGGAACGGATGGTCGATGAAGATACAGCCGCGTTGATGCTGACGAACCCTTCTACGATTGGCGTGTTCGAAAGTGAGATTCATAAGATTGCCGACATTCTTCATGCGAAGGGCGCGTTGCTCTACATGGATGGCGCGAACATGAATGCACTGGTGGGTAAAACGCGACCAGGTGATTTTGGCGTTGATGTCATGCATTTGAATCTGCACAAGACGTTCTCTACTCCGCATGGAGGCGGTGGTCCGGGATCAGGGCCGGTGGCTTGCAAGAAGATCCTGGAGCCGTTTCTGCCAACGCCGCTTGTAGTGACGCGTGAAGATGGTTCGCTAGCATTGGAGTACAACCGGCCGCAGAGTGTGGGACGCGTGCGGATGTTCTATGGGAACTTCGGCATGTTCGTGCGGGCGCTGGCTTATATCCTGGCGAATGGACCGGACGGGCTGAGGCAGACGACCGAGGATGCTGTCCTGAATGCCAACTACATCCGGGCGAAGCTGGAAGGTACGTTTGATCTGCCTTACAAGACGCAATCGCTGCATGAGGTTGTGTTCTCGGACAAGCTGCAGGCCAAGAACGGTGTGAAGACAGGCGATATGGGCAAACGGCTAATCGACTACGGCTTCCATGCCTATACGGTGTCGTTCCCGCTGGTGGTTCAGGGAGCGATGATGATCGAACCTACGGAGAGTGAGAGTCGCGAAGAGTTGGATCTGCTGATCGATGCGCTGAAACAGATTGCGCGCGAGGCTGAGGAGAATCCTGAACTCGTGCAGACGGCTCCGCATTCGACTCGACTACAACGTCTGGACGAGACTACGGCGGCCAGGAAGCCGGTGCTTCGCTGGAAGGCTCCGGTTGCTTCTACTCCGCTTGCGGTCGATAGCGCCGATAAGGAGTGGTAA
- the gcvH gene encoding glycine cleavage system protein GcvH, producing the protein MSYPANYKYTKEHEWIEVDGAKGTVGITDYAQNSLGDIVFVDLPKVGDTLEAHKIFGSVESVKAVSDLYSPVSGTVTAINEELKDAPEKINADANNTWMLKLDLSNSAELDGLLAAADYEKFISEETGH; encoded by the coding sequence ATGTCATATCCTGCCAATTACAAGTACACGAAGGAACACGAGTGGATCGAGGTTGACGGCGCGAAGGGTACCGTCGGCATAACGGATTACGCGCAGAATTCGCTGGGCGATATCGTCTTCGTCGATCTGCCGAAGGTGGGCGATACGCTGGAAGCACACAAAATCTTCGGATCGGTGGAGTCAGTGAAAGCTGTCTCGGACTTGTATTCGCCGGTGTCCGGAACGGTTACGGCTATCAATGAAGAGCTTAAGGATGCGCCGGAGAAGATCAATGCCGATGCAAACAATACATGGATGCTGAAGCTTGATCTGAGCAATTCGGCAGAGCTGGATGGACTGCTTGCGGCCGCGGACTACGAAAAATTCATTAGTGAAGAGACCGGACACTAA
- a CDS encoding muconolactone Delta-isomerase family protein, with product MQFLILSRRRTEMFPPEAWTPELIEAEGQRVRELYSAGVIRNIWRRKDMPGAAILMEAASEDEVRAAAASLPLAKRDMLDVVVVTQLDPYPGFGPR from the coding sequence TTGCAATTTCTCATTTTGAGTCGACGCCGTACGGAGATGTTCCCTCCGGAAGCCTGGACGCCCGAACTGATTGAAGCTGAGGGACAAAGGGTACGTGAGCTTTATTCTGCCGGAGTCATTCGGAATATCTGGCGGCGAAAAGATATGCCCGGAGCCGCGATTCTTATGGAAGCAGCCAGTGAGGATGAGGTGCGCGCTGCAGCAGCGAGTCTTCCACTGGCCAAGCGGGACATGCTCGACGTTGTTGTAGTGACGCAGCTCGATCCTTATCCGGGTTTTGGGCCACGCTAA
- a CDS encoding polyphosphate kinase 2 family protein: MKLKSPYLIKPHAAVKLSRLSTDETGGFETDTAAAAVLTKHREQLANLQEVFYASQKKALLIVLQGMDTAGKDGTIRHIFSGINPQGCDVAPFKVPTPIEARHDFLWRVHAQVPPRGMIQIFNRSHYEDVLAPRVHKLISPKTVRRRLEDINEFEAMLVDNDVIILKFFLHISQKEQTARLQSRIDDPDKHWKLAEGDFKEREFWPQYEEAYNDLIPATSKKHAPWFIIPSDRKWYRNVAISQILVDAMKSLKLEYPPPTMDPTKIKL; encoded by the coding sequence ATGAAATTGAAGTCGCCGTACCTGATCAAACCACACGCGGCAGTCAAACTGTCGCGTCTTTCCACCGATGAAACCGGCGGCTTCGAGACCGACACCGCTGCCGCCGCCGTCCTCACAAAACACCGCGAACAACTAGCCAACCTCCAGGAAGTCTTCTACGCCAGCCAGAAGAAGGCCCTGCTCATCGTCCTCCAGGGCATGGACACAGCAGGCAAAGACGGCACCATCCGCCACATCTTCTCAGGCATCAACCCTCAAGGCTGTGACGTAGCGCCCTTCAAAGTCCCCACGCCCATCGAAGCCCGCCACGACTTTCTCTGGCGCGTCCACGCCCAGGTCCCCCCGCGCGGCATGATCCAGATCTTCAACCGCTCACACTACGAGGACGTCCTCGCTCCCCGCGTCCACAAGCTCATCTCGCCCAAAACCGTCCGCCGCCGCCTCGAAGACATCAACGAATTCGAAGCCATGCTCGTCGACAACGATGTCATCATCCTCAAATTCTTTCTCCACATCTCTCAAAAAGAGCAGACCGCCCGCCTCCAGTCCCGCATTGACGACCCCGACAAACACTGGAAGTTGGCTGAGGGAGACTTCAAAGAGCGCGAGTTCTGGCCCCAATACGAAGAGGCCTACAACGACCTCATCCCCGCCACCAGCAAAAAGCACGCCCCCTGGTTCATCATCCCCTCCGACCGCAAGTGGTACCGCAACGTAGCGATCTCCCAAATCCTCGTCGACGCCATGAAGAGCCTAAAGCTCGAATACCCTCCACCCACCATGGACCCCACCAAAATCAAGCTCTAG